The following are encoded in a window of Caldicellulosiruptor danielii genomic DNA:
- a CDS encoding phenylacetate--CoA ligase family protein — MRYWDEHIECMDRSTLQEIQLKRLVETVKRVYTSVPYYRKKMQELCIIPEDIKTLDDLKKLPFTTKQDLRDNYPYGLFAVPLSEIVRIHASSGTTGKPTVVGYTKHDIGVWSEVMARTLVAAGADKHSFVQIAYGYGLFTGGLGVHYGAERIGASVIPISSGNTRRQIQLMVDFGTTVLACTPSYALYLAETMEEMGVDKSQLKLKSGVFGAEPWSENMRKEIESKLNIKAYDIYGLSEIIGPGVSFECEYQCGMHINEDHFLPEIINPETGEVLGEGEYGELVFTTITKEGLPLIRYRTRDITALHYDRCKCGRTLVRMEKVIGRTDDMIIIRGVNVFPSQIESVLLEMGEVEPHYQLIVDRVNNLDVLEVLVEVSERMFSDEVKKLEQLEKKITKAIEETLGISVKVRLVEPKTIERSEGKAKRVIDKRKI, encoded by the coding sequence ATGAGATATTGGGATGAACACATTGAGTGCATGGACAGAAGTACTTTGCAGGAGATTCAGCTCAAAAGACTTGTTGAAACTGTGAAAAGAGTATATACAAGCGTGCCGTATTACAGAAAAAAGATGCAAGAACTTTGTATTATTCCTGAAGACATAAAGACCTTAGACGACCTAAAAAAACTTCCATTTACTACAAAACAGGATTTGCGTGATAACTACCCGTATGGGCTTTTTGCAGTACCTTTGAGCGAAATTGTAAGAATTCATGCTTCTTCTGGAACAACAGGTAAACCGACTGTTGTTGGATACACAAAACATGATATTGGTGTTTGGTCTGAGGTAATGGCAAGGACACTTGTGGCAGCTGGAGCAGACAAACACTCGTTTGTCCAAATAGCATATGGTTATGGTCTTTTCACAGGTGGGCTTGGTGTTCACTATGGGGCAGAGCGGATTGGTGCATCAGTTATACCAATTTCATCAGGCAATACAAGAAGACAGATTCAGCTTATGGTAGATTTTGGAACAACAGTTTTAGCTTGCACACCTTCATATGCCCTTTATCTTGCTGAAACTATGGAAGAGATGGGAGTTGACAAATCTCAATTGAAGCTCAAATCAGGGGTATTTGGTGCAGAGCCGTGGTCTGAAAACATGCGAAAAGAGATAGAATCAAAATTGAATATCAAGGCGTACGATATATACGGTCTTTCAGAAATAATTGGACCCGGGGTTTCGTTTGAATGTGAATATCAGTGTGGAATGCATATAAATGAAGACCATTTCTTACCTGAAATAATTAATCCCGAAACAGGTGAGGTTTTGGGTGAGGGTGAGTATGGTGAGCTTGTCTTTACCACAATTACAAAAGAAGGACTTCCTCTTATAAGATACAGAACACGAGACATAACTGCTCTTCACTATGATAGGTGCAAGTGCGGAAGAACCTTAGTGAGGATGGAAAAGGTAATTGGCAGAACAGATGATATGATAATCATTCGTGGTGTTAACGTCTTCCCATCTCAGATAGAAAGCGTCCTGCTTGAGATGGGTGAGGTTGAACCACACTATCAGTTGATTGTTGACAGGGTAAACAATCTTGACGTTCTTGAAGTTTTGGTGGAAGTTTCTGAAAGAATGTTCTCTGATGAGGTCAAAAAACTTGAGCAGCTTGAGAAGAAAATAACAAAGGCTATTGAAGAGACTCTTGGAATTTCTGTAAAGGTTCGACTTGTTGAACCAAAGACAATTGAAAGAAGTGAAGGAAAGGCTAAAAGAGTTATTGACAAGAGAAAAATATAA
- a CDS encoding indolepyruvate oxidoreductase subunit beta: MKRGLNILVVGVGGQGNILLSKILGEVLLNTGYDVKISEVHGMAQRGGSVVTYVKAAEKVFSPLIDIAQADFILAFEKLEALRWLGYLKKEGTLIYSDYEIPPVSVITGAYEYPDVERILREIGVRAYKVEVKKLLSSLGNSRVQNTLMLGFFSRFLDIDEALFKKSIERNVKREFIEINLKAFELGRRIEMCEVEK, translated from the coding sequence ATGAAAAGAGGACTTAATATTTTAGTTGTTGGTGTAGGTGGTCAGGGTAATATCCTGCTTAGCAAAATATTGGGAGAAGTTTTGTTAAATACAGGCTATGATGTTAAGATTTCTGAAGTTCATGGTATGGCACAAAGAGGAGGAAGTGTGGTTACATATGTTAAGGCGGCTGAAAAGGTGTTCTCGCCTCTTATTGATATAGCACAAGCAGACTTCATTTTAGCGTTTGAAAAGTTGGAAGCACTCAGATGGCTTGGATATCTTAAAAAAGAGGGAACTTTAATATACTCTGACTATGAGATTCCCCCTGTGAGTGTGATAACAGGTGCATATGAATATCCAGATGTGGAAAGAATATTGCGAGAGATTGGTGTGAGGGCTTACAAGGTTGAGGTTAAAAAGCTACTTTCTTCTCTGGGAAATTCAAGGGTTCAAAATACCTTGATGCTGGGATTTTTTAGCAGGTTTTTAGATATAGATGAAGCTTTGTTTAAAAAATCTATAGAGAGGAATGTGAAAAGAGAGTTTATTGAAATTAATTTAAAAGCATTTGAACTTGGTAGAAGAATAGAAATGTGTGAGGTGGAAAAGTAA
- the iorA gene encoding indolepyruvate ferredoxin oxidoreductase subunit alpha, which translates to MKMLLLGNWAVARGCYEAGVKVATAYPGTPSTEIIEAIAQYDGIYCEWAPNEKVALEVAIGAAIYGRRAICSMKHVGLNVAADPLFTASYTGINAGLLIAVADDPGMHSSQNEQDTRNIAKAAKVPVIEPADSQECIDFVKIGFEISEKFDTPVILRLTTRVAHSQSVVEEGQREEIEFEYKKDIQKYVMMPAMARPRHEFVEKRLKSLKELSETIEINKVEQGTQKMAFIASGIAYQYVKEAYPDAWVLKLGMVWPLPERLIKDFCSKFEKVYVVEELDPFLEENIKAIGINNIVGKEIFKLTGEYSPSFIKKAVETKEIEIPYKVEQKLPPRLPVLCPGCPHRGIFYVLSRLKDVIITGDIGCYTLGALSPFNAMDSCICMGASIGMAHGISNASDKKQKVIAVIGDSTFVHSGITGIVDAVYNGSDILVMILDNSTTGMTGHQDHPATGYTIKGQETYKLDLVALCKVLGCSVVEEINPYKINENFEKIRKLLAVSGVKVVIAKAPCRLHRRYKFTISKRYIDFEKCKNCKLCLRLGCPAISIKEKPTIDENLCLACGMCENVCKFGAISTQKEQ; encoded by the coding sequence TTGAAAATGCTTTTGCTTGGCAATTGGGCTGTTGCCAGAGGATGTTATGAAGCAGGAGTTAAAGTTGCAACAGCTTACCCTGGCACACCTTCAACAGAAATTATAGAGGCGATAGCCCAGTATGATGGAATCTATTGTGAATGGGCACCAAACGAGAAGGTAGCACTTGAGGTTGCAATTGGTGCAGCTATTTATGGCAGGCGTGCCATCTGTTCAATGAAACATGTAGGCTTGAATGTAGCAGCAGACCCTCTTTTTACTGCATCTTACACAGGAATAAATGCTGGGCTTTTGATAGCTGTTGCAGACGATCCAGGCATGCATTCGTCCCAAAACGAGCAGGATACCAGAAATATAGCAAAAGCTGCAAAAGTGCCTGTAATAGAACCAGCTGATAGTCAGGAATGTATTGATTTTGTCAAGATTGGTTTTGAGATAAGCGAAAAGTTTGATACTCCTGTGATTTTGCGTCTTACCACAAGAGTTGCTCATTCTCAATCTGTTGTGGAAGAAGGGCAGCGAGAAGAAATAGAATTTGAATACAAAAAAGATATACAAAAGTATGTCATGATGCCTGCAATGGCCCGGCCCCGCCATGAATTTGTAGAAAAAAGATTAAAGAGTTTAAAAGAACTTTCAGAAACAATTGAAATCAACAAGGTTGAGCAAGGAACACAAAAAATGGCTTTCATTGCTTCAGGGATAGCTTATCAGTATGTCAAAGAAGCTTATCCTGATGCATGGGTTTTGAAACTTGGCATGGTTTGGCCACTTCCAGAAAGACTAATAAAAGATTTTTGTTCTAAATTTGAAAAGGTGTATGTAGTAGAAGAGCTCGACCCATTTTTGGAAGAGAACATAAAAGCGATAGGAATAAACAATATTGTAGGAAAAGAAATTTTTAAGTTGACAGGAGAATATTCGCCGTCATTTATAAAAAAGGCAGTGGAGACCAAAGAAATTGAAATTCCATACAAAGTAGAACAAAAGCTTCCCCCAAGGCTTCCTGTGCTTTGTCCTGGTTGTCCACACAGAGGAATTTTTTATGTTTTAAGCAGACTAAAAGATGTTATCATCACAGGGGATATTGGATGTTACACCTTAGGAGCACTGTCTCCTTTTAATGCAATGGACAGTTGCATTTGCATGGGTGCAAGTATTGGAATGGCGCACGGAATATCAAATGCATCAGATAAAAAGCAAAAAGTTATTGCAGTAATTGGAGATTCAACCTTTGTTCACTCAGGGATAACAGGTATTGTTGATGCTGTGTACAATGGCTCTGACATACTTGTTATGATTTTGGACAATTCAACAACTGGAATGACAGGGCATCAGGACCATCCTGCAACAGGATATACAATAAAAGGACAGGAGACTTATAAACTTGACTTAGTAGCTCTTTGTAAAGTTTTGGGATGTTCGGTGGTAGAAGAGATAAATCCTTATAAGATAAATGAGAATTTCGAGAAAATAAGAAAGCTTTTAGCCGTTTCAGGTGTGAAGGTTGTGATTGCAAAAGCACCTTGCAGACTTCATCGAAGATATAAGTTTACTATTTCGAAAAGATATATTGATTTTGAAAAATGTAAAAATTGCAAATTGTGCTTGAGATTGGGTTGTCCCGCAATTTCAATAAAAGAGAAACCTACCATTGATGAAAATTTATGTCTTGCATGTGGTATGTGTGAGAATGTGTGTAAATTTGGAGCAATTTCAACTCAAAAGGAGCAGTGA
- a CDS encoding phenylacetate--CoA ligase family protein has protein sequence MIWSEYEKLNRKQYEELQLERLKRTVERVYENVPFYRKKFDEIGVKPHHIKTLKDIRLLPFTTKDDLRENYPYGLFTVPLSKIVRIHASSGTTGKPTVVGYTKHDMEVWTEVVARIVTAAGVREHDIAQIAFGYGLFTGAFGLHQGLERVGATVIPISSGNTEKQLMVMQDFGATVLVCTPSYALYMDEVANELGIDKTRIKLRLGLFGAEASTVEMRREIEKKWGLFATENYGLSEIIGPGVSGECEYREGLHINEDHFYPEIINPDTGEVLEEGETGELVLTTITKEGMPLIRYRTRDITSLIYDPCKCGRTNVRMTSVKGRTDDMLIIRGVNVFPSQIESVLMGIEGIGPHYQLVVTKKGYLDDLEVHVELVDGKLLERYAELEKLENKIKHRIFTVLGLNVKVKLVEPKTLERTTGKAKRVIDLRNRTN, from the coding sequence ATGATATGGTCTGAATATGAGAAGCTCAATAGAAAACAGTATGAAGAGTTGCAGCTCGAAAGACTCAAAAGAACGGTAGAAAGGGTTTATGAAAATGTTCCTTTTTACCGCAAAAAATTTGATGAGATAGGAGTAAAACCGCATCATATCAAGACTTTAAAAGATATTCGTCTTCTTCCCTTCACAACCAAGGATGACCTGAGAGAAAACTATCCGTACGGTCTTTTTACCGTTCCTCTTTCAAAAATTGTTAGAATTCACGCTTCCTCAGGCACAACAGGTAAGCCCACCGTTGTAGGATATACAAAACATGACATGGAAGTGTGGACAGAGGTTGTTGCAAGAATAGTCACAGCAGCAGGTGTCAGAGAACATGATATTGCTCAGATTGCTTTTGGTTACGGACTTTTTACTGGTGCGTTTGGACTTCACCAAGGGTTGGAAAGAGTTGGTGCTACAGTAATTCCAATTTCAAGTGGCAATACTGAAAAGCAGCTGATGGTTATGCAGGATTTTGGAGCTACAGTTTTGGTATGTACACCATCTTATGCACTTTACATGGACGAGGTTGCAAACGAGCTTGGTATCGATAAGACAAGGATAAAGCTAAGATTGGGTCTTTTTGGTGCTGAAGCTTCAACAGTTGAGATGAGAAGAGAGATTGAAAAGAAGTGGGGACTTTTTGCAACAGAGAATTATGGCCTTTCAGAAATAATTGGACCAGGAGTTTCTGGTGAATGTGAGTATAGAGAGGGATTACATATAAATGAAGACCATTTCTATCCTGAGATAATAAATCCCGATACAGGAGAGGTTCTTGAAGAAGGAGAAACAGGAGAGCTTGTGCTGACAACCATTACAAAAGAAGGTATGCCTCTTATAAGATATAGAACAAGGGATATTACCTCACTGATATATGATCCTTGCAAGTGCGGAAGAACAAATGTGAGAATGACATCTGTTAAAGGAAGAACAGATGATATGTTAATAATTCGGGGTGTCAATGTATTTCCTTCTCAGATAGAAAGTGTTCTGATGGGAATTGAAGGCATAGGACCACATTATCAACTTGTTGTTACAAAAAAAGGATATTTAGATGATTTAGAAGTTCATGTAGAGCTTGTAGATGGGAAGCTTTTAGAAAGATATGCTGAACTTGAGAAATTAGAAAACAAGATAAAGCATAGGATATTTACTGTATTGGGATTAAATGTTAAGGTAAAACTTGTTGAACCAAAGACTCTTGAAAGAACTACTGGAAAGGCAAAAAGAGTAATTGATTTGAGAAATAGAACCAATTAA